Proteins encoded by one window of Terriglobales bacterium:
- a CDS encoding Hsp20 family protein, with product MKGQAAFAPAASPTVITMPEPTSTFDHTLTELYSEISNRAYELFAQRGYTHGQHFDDWLRAESEILQPVPVEIADNDETLTVRAEVPGFTPKDLEVRVEPTRLLIRGEAEKSKQRSAGRTIYSETQKNQLFRVLNLPTKVNPDRVTASVQDGVLHITLPKATTTKANRVEVKAA from the coding sequence ATGAAAGGTCAAGCGGCATTCGCTCCCGCAGCGAGTCCCACCGTCATCACCATGCCAGAGCCGACCAGCACCTTCGATCACACTTTGACAGAGCTTTATAGCGAGATCTCAAATCGCGCCTATGAACTATTTGCGCAGCGCGGATACACCCACGGACAGCACTTCGACGATTGGCTGCGCGCCGAATCAGAGATACTACAGCCGGTTCCGGTCGAAATTGCCGACAATGATGAAACACTGACCGTGCGGGCTGAAGTGCCTGGTTTTACGCCAAAGGATCTGGAAGTCAGAGTCGAGCCAACGCGACTCTTGATCCGCGGAGAGGCAGAAAAGAGCAAGCAGAGATCGGCGGGTAGAACGATCTACAGCGAAACGCAGAAGAACCAGCTCTTCCGAGTGTTGAACCTTCCCACGAAAGTGAATCCCGATAGAGTGACAGCAAGCGTGCAAGACGGCGTGCTCCACATCACCTTACCCAAAGCCACAACAACGAAAGCAAACAGAGTAGAAGTGAAAGCCGCTTAG